The genomic segment attttttcacaaataaaagCACGTTGAGGTAAGCAACAGGAAGGAAAAATACCTCCTCGATGCAAAATAAAGAGGCGGCACTGATAAAAGTAGCAGGCACAATGATCCAGTGACAATCATCCCAAAGTATGATGGGAAGTGTAAAATGCCAGAGGACTAAAAATCTTGAGGTTAATCTTGTGTATGAGAGAGGAATTGGTATACCGACCAGCTGTTCGCAAATCTCGATGCCTTCATGAAAACAATAAAGTTTTGTTTCCTGCAATActatttgacataaaaatcgATTTGGGAAACAATTAACGATCAATTCTTTTGCTCATCCAAAATGTTGAATAAGTCCAAGTACTGCCAGCCAGAAAAGGAAAAAAGGTTTTTGAGATATGTTCCAAATTACCAAACAATGGCGCTTTGAATCCTCAATATCTAGTAACTGAAGGCTTTGAGAGATAAGTTCAATGATGCACCGAGGACGATGATTTGAACCGAGAACTATGGCTAAATCATCAGTGTGAAGTAAATTTCGAAGATCTTTGTCTATATCAGATTGATAGGTGATATGGCACTGCATCGAAGGAGTTTCTATATCATTAAGTTGTGTTTCTGACATAAACTTGATCAGTGAGTACAGGAATCAAAGCAAATATAGAAACTAAAAAATAGGAAGATTGAGTATCTAAGAAAGTTTTAGGTTCAGCCATTGTGCGATAATTTTCCAACGGGACTCAAACTATCTTGCTAGTTCTAAACGCTTTAATCATATTCGACAATGATAAAAAAAGGTCCTAGAATTTCAACAAACTCGGAGCTCATTATTGAAGTCCCAAACACGGACAAAAAAGCCCGAACTTTCTTCACAAACAATCGTGACACCGCTACCAACTATACAGAAGAGGCAAGCTGAACATACTCGACAGACAAATCTACGGAGCAGTAGGATTTCCACTTATGCAACACTACAAGTTCTAACCATTAAATAAATCTATGGGCATACCCAGACCAATGACAAATATTCAAGCAGTGATAGAGCTTCTAACCAGAGATGAGAGATGGAAAGTAAACTAAAAGATATATTTTGTTAAATTTAAAAGGACAGAAGCAAGAAAGAAATTTCAAACCTTAAGAGCAACTGGGAATGCCATAATATATTGTAAAATTGCCTTTTTTAACAGCACATCACTCGGGCTCGACACACTTGCAATCACTTGCCTAGCAAGGTCATTTGTCCCCGCAATAACCTTAGTCCAAGCCTTCTTCCCTTCCTCAAACCTCGAATACGAGGCTTCGGTTCTGAAAACCAGTAGCAGAGCCAGAGCCGGGGCTGTCAACTGATAAGGCAAAGAAGGAGCCCTCAAAATGGGGAAAAATCCCGGCAGCCATCCCATAGAAACAGCAGTATTATAGCTAGCTATAATCACCGCAAACGATGTAAACACAATAACCGGCGGTACTAATGACAAGATCACCCGCGAACTTAAGCTAGACAAGAAATGCCTCACGTGTCTTGAAGAGCTTCTGTGCTGAACCCATTTTTCATGGTCATACAAGGATTTTTTCTGCACCATACCTCGCTCTTTTATCATATCAGCCCAATCGGGTATAGCTttaagaatcgagaaaagggttgaATGTTGATCTGAAGAAGAGTTTGAGTTTCCTGAGGGTTGTGATGAACAGAGAAACTGCAAGGAAATTCTACGTGGTTTCTTGGAGTGGATCGGAAATGAGGGGTTGTGACATTTGAGGAGGATTATGGGGTTAAAATGGGTAGAACAAGAAGGTGAAGCATGGTTTCGAGTAGGGTTTCTCATCAGTGGGATTCAAGAACGAGGGTTGAAATGGAGAGGGGACAAAGCTAGTGTGTGAAAACTGTGCGTGTGGGAATCGGATTAGAGTCGTTACAATTAACGGTTATTGTTGCATTTTTATTTGACGCATcgtattgtgaatatcggtaggattgatcagtctcacagattaagattcgtTTGCATTTGCTTGGATATACATAATCTCTTCATAAAATTTCAATAACACTAATTTGTTTATAGGTGAAATGTTGATAGTTTAACGATTTTTATCTCTCAGACGAATCAATTTtacttatatttataataaaaaaataataatttttatgaataTGTATTTTTGTCTCAAGATATGCCAACATTGAAATTAATGGATCAATATAtctgatttatttattaatcgTTCTCAAACACACCCAGTTGTGTGTGACTGATAATCTGGTTTATGAGTCATTCGGGTGATTAGTGGATTTGTGTTACGTAGCAATAAATAAAAGAGATGATTCGAATCAAATTTGTGTAATAAGTCAAGTtcttattatattaatataagtTGCATGAAAGGGTCCATTGCTCAGTGGTAGagcaatttattatttattattacttTCCAGTGCTATTTATTAATCAGCATTACCAGAATCAAGTCTTCTTTCTGATAGTCTATACTTGCATAAATTCTGGTTTACCCATCTTGATCTAGCCCCCCACTTTAAAGAAATAAATGTTC from the Primulina eburnea isolate SZY01 chromosome 3, ASM2296580v1, whole genome shotgun sequence genome contains:
- the LOC140826603 gene encoding voltage-dependent chloride channel 1, chloroplastic-like isoform X2, whose product is MRNPTRNHASPSCSTHFNPIILLKCHNPSFPIHSKKPRRISLQFLCSSQPSGNSNSSSDQHSTLFSILKAIPDWADMIKERGMVQKKSLYDHEKWVQHRSSSRHVRHFLSSLSSRVILSLVPPVIVFTSFAVIIASYNTAVSMGWLPGFFPILRAPSLPYQLTAPALALLLVFRTEASYSRFEEGKKAWTKVIAGTNDLARQVIASVSSPSDVLLKKAILQYIMAFPVALKETKLYCFHEGIEICEQLVGIPIPLSYTRLTSRFLVLWHFTLPIILWDDCHWIIVPATFISAASLFCIEEVGVLIEEPFPMLALDELCHMANRSIKDVMRNEELIKDRVHAKKTIRRNKQVLNGSITSSLEGREPG
- the LOC140826603 gene encoding voltage-dependent chloride channel 1, chloroplastic-like isoform X1; its protein translation is MRNPTRNHASPSCSTHFNPIILLKCHNPSFPIHSKKPRRISLQFLCSSQPSGNSNSSSDQHSTLFSILKAIPDWADMIKERGMVQKKSLYDHEKWVQHRSSSRHVRHFLSSLSSRVILSLVPPVIVFTSFAVIIASYNTAVSMGWLPGFFPILRAPSLPYQLTAPALALLLVFRTEASYSRFEEGKKAWTKVIAGTNDLARQVIASVSSPSDVLLKKAILQYIMAFPVALKCHITYQSDIDKDLRNLLHTDDLAIVLGSNHRPRCIIELISQSLQLLDIEDSKRHCLETKLYCFHEGIEICEQLVGIPIPLSYTRLTSRFLVLWHFTLPIILWDDCHWIIVPATFISAASLFCIEEVGVLIEEPFPMLALDELCHMANRSIKDVMRNEELIKDRVHAKKTIRRNKQVLNGSITSSLEGREPG